A window of Ipomoea triloba cultivar NCNSP0323 chromosome 2, ASM357664v1 contains these coding sequences:
- the LOC116006297 gene encoding uncharacterized protein LOC116006297 isoform X2, which translates to MHQMDGEFNQLPDSSSSNHVVQQVSEVVTNEPMVETNPKKDVNLFFQLIVKGALGQNSSEYNKYIQLLEDYRENRIDIVQYVLKGKQLLYDYPDLFAGFNILTGVGDYALNPSRKCSVPKELLSRAIVLFDLLKSLQDRRYATLLMVYEEYQKGRICREEMLGEAKYLFLSHYGVAELAEEL; encoded by the exons ATG CATCAAATGGATGGCGAATTCAATCAGCTACCAGACTCTTCAAGCTCTAACCACGTGGT GCAGCAAGTGTCGGAAGTGGTTACTAATGAGCCCATGGTTGAGACAAATCCAAAGAAGGATGTTAATTTGTTCTTCCAATTGATTGTTAAAGGAGCACTTGGGCAAAACAGTTCAGAgtacaataaatatattcagCTCCTTGAAGATTACCGGGAGAACAG AATTGATATCGTTCAATATGTACTAAAGGGAAAGCAACTCCTATATGACTACCCAGATCTTTTTGCTGGATTTAATATCCTTACAGGTGTTGGAGATTATGCATTGAATCCTTCAAGAAAGTGCTCCGTTCCAAAGGAACTACTTTCTAGAGCAATTGTCTTGTTTGACCTACTGAAG AGTTTGCAGGATAGGCGATACGCTACCCTTCTAATGGTATATGAGGAATATCAGAAAGGGAGAATATGCCGTGAGGAGATGCTGGGAGAG GCGAAGTATCTTTTCCTGTCACATTATGGGGTAGCAGAGTTGGCTGAGGAATTGTAA
- the LOC116004173 gene encoding eukaryotic translation initiation factor 6-2, which produces MATRLQFENSCEIGVFSKLTNAYCLVAIGGSENFYSTFEAELADVIPVIKTSIGGTRIVGRLCAGNKNGLILPHTTTDQELQHLRNSLPDGVVVQRVEERLSALGNCIACNDHVALTHTDLDRETEELIADVLGVEVFRQTIAGNILVGSYCAFSNRGGLVHPHTSIEDLDELSTLLQVPLVAGTVNRGSDVIAAGLTVNDWTAFCGSDTTATELSVIESVFKLREAQPSAIVDEMRKSLIDSYV; this is translated from the exons ATGGCAACTA GGTTGCAGTTCGAGAATTCATGTGAAATTGGGGTCTTCTCGAAGCTCACAAATGCTTATTGCTTGGTCGCCATCGGTGGATCAGAAAACTTTTACAG CACGTTCGAAGCTGAGCTAGCAGATGTCATTCCAGTAATTAAAACCTCCATAGGTGGAACCCGGATAGTTGGACGGCTTTGTGCTG GAAACAAAAATGGGCTTATTTTGCCTCATACTACTACTGACCAAG AGCTTCAACACTTGAGAAACAGTTTGCCAGATGGTGTTGTTGTTCAGCGTGTTGAGGAGAGATTGTCTGCTCTGGGCAACTGCATTGCTTGCAATGACCATGTTGCTCTTACACACACAGATCTTGATAGG GAAACCGAAGAGTTGATCGCTGATGTTCTTGGAGTTGAAGTCTTTAGGCAGACAATTGCCGGAAACATCCTTGTTGGCAGCTATTGTGCTTTTTCTAATAGAGGTGGCTTG GTACATCCTCATACATCCATTGAAGACTTGGACGAGCTTTCAACCCTCCTCCAGGTTCCTCTGGTGGCTGGAACTGTGAATCGTGGGAGTGACGTGATTGCTGCCGGATTGACAGTCAATGACTGGACAGCGTTCTGTGGGTCTGATACCACCGCAACAGAGTTGTCTGTCATTGAGAGCGTGTTCAAGTTGAGAGAGGCTCAGCCTAGTGCTATTGTCGATGAAATGCGAAAATCGTTGATTGACAGCTATGTCTAA
- the LOC116009985 gene encoding uncharacterized protein LOC116009985 has product MFSDSIANGLVPIASASPNDFSKKKRSNRLAKLKQSKLDARREQWLSQVKNKGPKEELNGGGETHGSRVEVVNERGQSIGKLELKTRVEEYNDGLVHNCSDLDSPANSPTSYTSSIMGGNDSGTNFTGSSSRSSSSSSGGGGCCSGSMSGDEEGDDGCLDDWEAVADALAATDEKQEQHDRSLDSTAQENYNVVQSISQTEFSGLLVSNVEKSGGLTPKHHVNYQAWRADDAFRPQNLPSLPKQYSFPLNSDRHISGGAVWLQKNLSVPSSCPICYEDLDLTDTSFIPCSCGFKVCLFCHKRILEEDGRCPGCRKQYDRNPIEGEAVVDGGSLKPQLARSFSMI; this is encoded by the exons ATGTTTTCCGATTCAATCGCCAATGGTTTGGTCCCCATTGCTTCTGCTAGCCCCAACGATTTTTCCAAGAAAAAGAGG aGTAATCGTTTGGCAAAATTGAAGCAGAGCAAGCTTGATGCTCGTCGCGAGCAGTGGCTTTCTCAAG TGAAGAACAAAGGTCCTAAAGAGGAGCTGAATGGTGGTGGGGAGACTcatggtagtagggtggaagtTGTGAATGAGAGGGGCCAATCAATCGGGAAGTTAGAGTTAAAGACTAGGGTGGAGGAATATAATGATGGATTGGTGCACAATTGCAGCGACTTGGATTCACCTGCTAACAGCCCCACTAGCTATACCAGTAGCATCATGGGAGGAAATGATTCCGGGACTAACTTCACTGGAAGCAGCAGCCGgagtagcagcagcagcagtgGTGGAGGAGGGTGTTGTTCAGGGAGCATGAGTGGTGATGAGGAAGGGGATGATGGGTGCTTGGATGATTGGGAGGCTGTTGCTGATGCTTTGGCTGCCACAGATGAGAAGCAGGAGCAGCATGACCGTAGTCTGGATTCAACAGCACAGGAAAATTATAATGTTGTGCAATCAATATCTCAGACTGAGTTCTCGGGCCTGCTAGTTTCGAATGTTGAAAAGAGTGGTGGATTGACACCCAAACATCATGTGAATTACCAAGCATGGAGGGCTGATGATGCATTTCGCCCTCAGAATCTTCCCAGTTTGCCCAAACAGTATAGCTTCCCATTGAATTCAGATCGGCATATTTCTGGAGGGGCAGTATGGCTTCAAAAGAATTTATCGGTACCCTCTTCTTGTCCAATATGCTATGAAGATTTGGATTTGACAGATACAAGTTTTATCCCTTGTTCATGCGGGTTTAAAGTCTGCCTCTTCTGTCACAAGAGGATTCTTGAAGAGGATGGGCGCTGTCCTGGTTGCAGGAAACAGTATGACCGTAACCCTATCGAGGGGGAGGCAGTTGTGGATGGAGGCAGCCTGAAACCTCAATTGGCTCGTTCTTTTAGCATGATATAA
- the LOC116006297 gene encoding uncharacterized protein LOC116006297 isoform X4, which yields MVETNPKKDVNLFFQLIVKGALGQNSSEYNKYIQLLEDYRENRIDIVQYVLKGKQLLYDYPDLFAGFNILTGVGDYALNPSRKCSVPKELLSRAIVLFDLLKSLQDRRYATLLMVYEEYQKGRICREEMLGEAKYLFLSHYGVAELAEEL from the exons ATGGTTGAGACAAATCCAAAGAAGGATGTTAATTTGTTCTTCCAATTGATTGTTAAAGGAGCACTTGGGCAAAACAGTTCAGAgtacaataaatatattcagCTCCTTGAAGATTACCGGGAGAACAG AATTGATATCGTTCAATATGTACTAAAGGGAAAGCAACTCCTATATGACTACCCAGATCTTTTTGCTGGATTTAATATCCTTACAGGTGTTGGAGATTATGCATTGAATCCTTCAAGAAAGTGCTCCGTTCCAAAGGAACTACTTTCTAGAGCAATTGTCTTGTTTGACCTACTGAAG AGTTTGCAGGATAGGCGATACGCTACCCTTCTAATGGTATATGAGGAATATCAGAAAGGGAGAATATGCCGTGAGGAGATGCTGGGAGAG GCGAAGTATCTTTTCCTGTCACATTATGGGGTAGCAGAGTTGGCTGAGGAATTGTAA
- the LOC116006297 gene encoding uncharacterized protein LOC116006297 isoform X1, with the protein MVSLFLSFFPSSNISLESLTIALLISNNFYTISFIVYLTVSFAFILQHQMDGEFNQLPDSSSSNHVVQQVSEVVTNEPMVETNPKKDVNLFFQLIVKGALGQNSSEYNKYIQLLEDYRENRIDIVQYVLKGKQLLYDYPDLFAGFNILTGVGDYALNPSRKCSVPKELLSRAIVLFDLLKSLQDRRYATLLMVYEEYQKGRICREEMLGEAKYLFLSHYGVAELAEEL; encoded by the exons ATGGTAAGtctttttttgagttttttcccTAGTAGTAATATATCATTGGAGTCCTTGACAATTGCACTTCTCatttctaataatttttataCCATCTCTTTCATTGTATATCTGACAGTTTCTTTTGCGTTTATTTTGCAGCATCAAATGGATGGCGAATTCAATCAGCTACCAGACTCTTCAAGCTCTAACCACGTGGT GCAGCAAGTGTCGGAAGTGGTTACTAATGAGCCCATGGTTGAGACAAATCCAAAGAAGGATGTTAATTTGTTCTTCCAATTGATTGTTAAAGGAGCACTTGGGCAAAACAGTTCAGAgtacaataaatatattcagCTCCTTGAAGATTACCGGGAGAACAG AATTGATATCGTTCAATATGTACTAAAGGGAAAGCAACTCCTATATGACTACCCAGATCTTTTTGCTGGATTTAATATCCTTACAGGTGTTGGAGATTATGCATTGAATCCTTCAAGAAAGTGCTCCGTTCCAAAGGAACTACTTTCTAGAGCAATTGTCTTGTTTGACCTACTGAAG AGTTTGCAGGATAGGCGATACGCTACCCTTCTAATGGTATATGAGGAATATCAGAAAGGGAGAATATGCCGTGAGGAGATGCTGGGAGAG GCGAAGTATCTTTTCCTGTCACATTATGGGGTAGCAGAGTTGGCTGAGGAATTGTAA
- the LOC116010632 gene encoding ABC transporter G family member 23, with the protein MIIMSSENPQIMASQPFHTTPEEDPIVIFSTSNSSSPAKDSTASQSSSFVSSPPRQPPAAAPAYELRVRSLSHSIDPNESLIFRRFKKQKPIVKILKSVSFVARSSEILAVTGPSGTGKSTLLRIISGRVRDKDFDPKTIFLNNWAVSRPAQLRNICGFVAQEDDLLPLLTVRESLIFSSKFQLKNSTPKEREERVERLMQELGLVHVGNNFVGDEEQRGISGGERKRVSIGIELIHDPSILLLDEPTSGLDSTSALQVIEMLSSMATSKHRTIILSIHQPSYRILHYISNILILSHGSVVHSGSLELLEETINQMGFQIPLQLNALEFSMEIISDLEAHSTAQNINSAAYLRWEEAINHDQDKEIIGIGDYKHGSSNESWFTSLFEIAVLCSRFWKIIYRTKQLLLARTMQAIVGGLGLGSVYIKVKNDEGGVAERLGLFAFSLSFLLSSTVEALPIYLQERRVIMKEASRASYKISSYMLANTLIFLPFLFAVAILFAIPVYWMVGLNPSLLAFAFFTLVVWLIVLMASSLVLFLSAISPDFISGNSLICTVLGAFFLFSGYFIPKECIPKYWIFMYYVSLYRYPLDALLTNEYWSLRDKCFSWSGEDESKCLLTGNDVLKSKGLDKDTRWENVGVMLAFFVFYRIICWIILARKAAKTTI; encoded by the coding sequence ATGATCATAATGAGCTCCGAAAACCCCCAGATTATGGCTTCGCAGCCTTTCCACACTACCCCTGAGGAGGACCCAATCGTCATTTTCTCCACTTCCAACTCCAGCTCCCCCGCCAAAGACTCCACCGCCAGCCAATCCTCCTCCTTCGTCTCCTCGCCGCCGCGTCAGCCCCCCGCCGCCGCTCCGGCCTACGAGCTCCGAGTTCGGAGCCTCTCCCACAGCATAGACCCCAACGAATCCCTCATTTTTCGCCGTTTCAAGAAACAGAAACCCATCGTCAAGATTCTGAAATCCGTTTCGTTTGTTGCGCGAAGCTCGGAGATTCTGGCCGTTACGGGGCCCAGCGGGACCGGGAAATCCACGCTCCTCCGCATCATATCCGGCCGCGTGAGGGACAAAGACTTCGACCCGAAGACGATATTTCTTAACAATTGGGCTGTGTCCAGGCCGGCTCAGCTGAGGAACATATGCGGGTTTGTGGCCCAGGAAGATGATCTTCTTCCCCTGTTAACTGTAAGGGAAAGCCTTATATTTAGTTCAAAATTTCAGCTAAAAAACTCGACCCCGAAGGAGAGGGAAGAGCGAGTGGAGAGGCTAATGCAGGAGCTGGGGCTTGTCCATGTGGGGAATAACTTTGTTGGGGATGAGGAACAGAGAGGGATTTCAGGTGGGGAGAGAAAGAGAGTCTCAATTGGCATAGAATTAATCCATGACCCTTCGATTCTCCTCCTAGATGAACCCACTTCCGGGCTAGACAGCACCTCAGCTCTCCAGGTAATCGAAATGCTCTCATCAATGGCCACATCTAAACACAGAACCATAATTTTATCCATTCATCAGCCCAGCTATAGAATCCTCCATTATATCTCCAATATCCTAATTCTCTCCCATGGCTCTGTGGTCCACTCTGGCTCTCTGGAGCTTCTTGAGGAAACCATAAACCAAATGGGGTTTCAAATTCCCCTGCAGCTAAATGCCCTGGAGTTTTCCATGGAAATTATTTCTGATTTGGAAGCTCATTCGACCGCCCAAAACATTAACTCTGCAGCCTATCTGAGGTGGGAAGAAGCCATAAATCATGACCAGGACAAAGAGATTATTGGAATTGGGGACTATAAACATGGATCATCAAATGAGTCATGGTTTACAAGTTTGTTTGAAATAGCAGTGCTCTGTTCAAGGTTTTGGAAGATAATTTACAGAACAAAGCAGCTTTTATTGGCAAGAACTATGCAGGCTATTGTGGGGGGGTTAGGGTTAGGAAGTGTGTATATTAAGGTGAAAAATGATGAAGGTGGGGTTGCAGAGAGGTTAGGGCTTTTTGCATTTAGTCTCAGTTTTCTACTCTCATCCACAGTTGAAGCCCTCCCAATTTACCTCCAAGAACGCAGAGTCATAATGAAAGAAGCCTCAAGAGCATCCTACAAAATCTCATCATACATGCTAGCCAACACCCTCATCTTCCTCCCTTTTCTCTTCGCAGTTGCCATTCTTTTCGCCATCCCGGTTTACTGGATGGTGGGCCTCAACCCCTCCCTCCTGGCCTTCGCCTTCTTCACCCTCGTCGTGTGGCTCATCGTGCTCATGGCGAGCTCGTTGGTCCTCTTCCTCAGCGCCATCTCCCCCGACTTCATCTCGGGCAACTCCCTCATCTGCACCGTGCTCGGGGCCTTCTTCCTCTTCTCGGGCTACTTCATACCCAAAGAATGCATCCCCAAGTACTGGATTTTCATGTACTATGTTTCCCTCTATAGGTACCCTTTGGATGCTTTGCTCACCAATGAGTATTGGAGCTTGAGGGACAAGTGTTTTTCTTGGAGTGGGGAGGATGAGTCCAAGTGTTTGCTTACTGGGAATGATGTGTTGAAGAGCAAGGGGCTTGATAAGGATACTAGGTGGGAAAATGTTGGGGTCATGCTtgcattttttgtgttttatagGATCATATGTTGGATTATCCTTGCTAGAAAGGCAGCAAAAACAACAATATAG
- the LOC116006297 gene encoding uncharacterized protein LOC116006297 isoform X3 yields MDGEFNQLPDSSSSNHVVQQVSEVVTNEPMVETNPKKDVNLFFQLIVKGALGQNSSEYNKYIQLLEDYRENRIDIVQYVLKGKQLLYDYPDLFAGFNILTGVGDYALNPSRKCSVPKELLSRAIVLFDLLKSLQDRRYATLLMVYEEYQKGRICREEMLGEAKYLFLSHYGVAELAEEL; encoded by the exons ATGGATGGCGAATTCAATCAGCTACCAGACTCTTCAAGCTCTAACCACGTGGT GCAGCAAGTGTCGGAAGTGGTTACTAATGAGCCCATGGTTGAGACAAATCCAAAGAAGGATGTTAATTTGTTCTTCCAATTGATTGTTAAAGGAGCACTTGGGCAAAACAGTTCAGAgtacaataaatatattcagCTCCTTGAAGATTACCGGGAGAACAG AATTGATATCGTTCAATATGTACTAAAGGGAAAGCAACTCCTATATGACTACCCAGATCTTTTTGCTGGATTTAATATCCTTACAGGTGTTGGAGATTATGCATTGAATCCTTCAAGAAAGTGCTCCGTTCCAAAGGAACTACTTTCTAGAGCAATTGTCTTGTTTGACCTACTGAAG AGTTTGCAGGATAGGCGATACGCTACCCTTCTAATGGTATATGAGGAATATCAGAAAGGGAGAATATGCCGTGAGGAGATGCTGGGAGAG GCGAAGTATCTTTTCCTGTCACATTATGGGGTAGCAGAGTTGGCTGAGGAATTGTAA
- the LOC116011243 gene encoding uncharacterized protein LOC116011243, protein MATSRWIRPEVYPLFAAMSVAVGICGFQLIRNLTTNPEVRVNKEGRAAGVLENYEEGKKYAEHSLRKFVRNKSPEIMPSLNRFFSDPQRN, encoded by the exons ATGGCTACTAGCCGCTGGATCAGGCCCGAG GTTTATCCACTGTTTGCGGCCATGAGCGTAGCCGTCGGGATCTGTGGATTTCAGTTGATCCGGAATCTCACCACCAATCCTGAAGTCAG GGTTAACAAGGAGGGAAGAGCTGCGGGAGTGTTGGAGAACTATGAGGAGGGGAAGAAGTATGCTGAGCACTCTCTTAGAAAGTTTGTCCGCAACAAGAGCCCAGAAATAATGCCATCCCTCAACCGTTTCTTCAGTGACCCTCAGCGCAATTAA